The following are from one region of the Lacinutrix sp. Bg11-31 genome:
- the mnmE gene encoding tRNA uridine-5-carboxymethylaminomethyl(34) synthesis GTPase MnmE — protein sequence MNYNNDTIVALATASGAGAVAIIRLSGEDAITIADNSFQSVKKNKSLITQKTHTIHLGHIMDGKRTIDEVLVSVFKNPNSYTGENVVEISCHGSIYIQQEIIQLFLRNGCRMANAGEFTLRAFLNAKLDLSQAEAVADLIASDNEASHQIAMQQMRGGFSSEIAKLREELMNFASLIELELDFAEEDVEFADRTQFKELIVRIEFVLKRLIDSFAVGNVIKNGIPVAIVGEPNVGKSTLLNALLNEERAIVSDIAGTTRDTIEDELVIEGIGFRFIDTAGIRETEDVVESIGIKKTFEKMEQAQVVVLLFSAEEFKTESKRLKVEIEKIKNRFPLKPLVIISNKIDTLNEAELSTLKSQFEELHLLSAKTGVGVEELKEKLIGFVNTGALRNNETIVTNTRHYDSLLKAFQEINSVKSGLETGISGDLLAIDVRQALYHFGEITGTITSDDLLGNIFANFCIGK from the coding sequence ATGAATTATAATAACGATACCATAGTTGCATTAGCAACAGCCTCTGGTGCTGGAGCAGTAGCAATAATAAGGTTATCTGGTGAAGATGCTATTACTATTGCAGACAACAGTTTTCAATCTGTTAAAAAGAATAAATCGCTAATAACGCAAAAAACACATACTATCCATTTAGGACATATAATGGATGGAAAACGTACTATTGACGAGGTTTTGGTTTCGGTTTTTAAAAACCCAAACTCTTACACAGGAGAAAATGTAGTCGAAATTTCTTGTCATGGTTCTATATATATTCAGCAAGAAATTATTCAGTTGTTTCTTAGAAACGGTTGTAGAATGGCAAATGCAGGTGAGTTTACCTTACGTGCCTTTTTAAACGCCAAGTTAGATTTAAGTCAGGCAGAAGCTGTGGCAGATTTAATTGCTAGTGATAACGAAGCTTCACACCAAATAGCCATGCAGCAAATGCGTGGTGGTTTTTCTAGTGAAATCGCAAAATTACGCGAAGAATTAATGAATTTCGCTTCATTAATAGAACTAGAATTGGACTTTGCCGAGGAAGATGTGGAATTTGCCGACAGAACCCAATTTAAAGAATTAATAGTACGTATAGAGTTTGTTTTAAAGCGTTTAATAGACAGTTTTGCTGTAGGAAACGTAATTAAAAACGGAATTCCTGTGGCTATTGTTGGTGAGCCTAATGTGGGTAAATCGACACTTTTAAACGCGCTTTTAAACGAAGAACGCGCCATTGTAAGTGACATTGCAGGTACTACTAGAGATACTATTGAAGACGAGCTGGTAATAGAAGGCATTGGTTTTAGATTTATAGATACTGCAGGAATTAGAGAGACCGAAGATGTTGTAGAAAGTATTGGGATTAAAAAAACTTTCGAAAAAATGGAGCAAGCGCAAGTGGTTGTTTTATTGTTTTCTGCAGAAGAATTTAAAACCGAAAGTAAACGATTAAAGGTAGAAATAGAGAAGATAAAAAACCGTTTCCCATTAAAGCCATTAGTAATTATCTCTAACAAAATAGATACTTTAAATGAAGCGGAACTAAGTACGTTAAAATCGCAATTTGAAGAACTTCATTTGTTATCTGCAAAAACAGGTGTTGGAGTAGAAGAGCTTAAAGAAAAATTAATAGGCTTTGTAAATACTGGAGCACTTAGAAATAACGAAACTATAGTAACCAATACACGTCATTACGATTCGCTTTTAAAAGCATTTCAAGAAATTAACAGCGTAAAATCTGGTTTAGAAACTGGTATTTCGGGCGATTTATTAGCCATAGATGTTAGGCAAGCATTATATCATTTTGGTGAGATCACTGGGACGATAACAAGCGACGATTTGTTGGGTAATATCTTCGCTAATTTTTGTATTGGTAAATAA